The following DNA comes from Micromonospora chokoriensis.
CGCGACGAGGCCACCGTACGGCTCTCCCCCGGCGGTCGCGCCCGGCTGCGGGAGATCGCCGGGGATCCCGTGGTGACAGCTGTGGAGGCCGGCGCCGGGCCGCCGGACGCGCACGGCTGGGTGACCGCGGTGCTGCCGATCGAGTCGCTCACCCATGCCCACGGTGAGCTGCTGCGCCTCGGCGCCGACGTCGAGGTGCTGGCCCCGGCGGCGTTGCGCGAACGCCTGGCCGCCACGGCGGCCGGCCTCGCCGCGCTCTACCGCGCCGGCTGAGCGGACCGACACCTCCACATTGGAGGTGCCCGAGGGCATCGATTGTCGGCACGGTGTGCCACCCTGGGTGCGGTCTCCCAGCGGTCACCGGAGGTGAGGGTCACGTTACGGCTACGCGCACTGGTCGCCGTCCCCGGCACCGGGCCGGTGACCCTGGACGTCCCCGCCGGCACGCTCGCCGCCCTGGTCGCCCCACCCCGGTTCGGCACCGCTGTCGCCCGGGTGCTGGTCGGCCTCGCCGCTCCGGTGACCGGTCGCATCCTGGTCGGTGACCGGGACGTCACCGCCCTGCCCCCGCCGCGCCGGCAGATCGGCTACGTGCCGGCCGGCGGCGCGCTCCTGCCCCAGCTGAACGTGCGCCGCAACATCGAGTACGGCCAGCGCAAACGCGAACGGGTGCACGAGGTGGCCGACGACTGGACGACCACTGTCGTCGACCGGCTGGAGTTGGCGCTGTCGCTGACCCTGCTGCCGCACCAGATCTCCGCCGCCCAACGGTTCCGGGTGGCCCTGGCCCGGGCGGCGGCCTGCCTGCCCGAGGTGCTCGTGGTCGACCTGCCGGCGGGTTCGGCCGGCGACAGTCGCCTCGCCGACCTGATGCCCCGGCTCTCCCCACCCGAGGCCCCCGGGGTGGCGGTGCTGGTCTGCACCGCCGACCCGGGCACCCTGGCCGAGATCCCGGTGCGGCACGAGTTGGTCACCGAGCCGAGCGAGGCGACCCGATGAGACCGACCGCCCGGACGAGCCGTCGTGCCCTGCTGCGCGCCGCCGCCGCGGGCGTCGCCGCCGTGGCCGCCGGCTGCTCCGGCGGGACCCGGTCGGTGCAGGTCGCGGTGGTCTGGAGCACCAGCGAGCTGGACCGGTTCCGCCAGGTCGTCGGCGACTACTCCGGCGGTTCGGTGCAGGTGGTCAGCGCCGGCAACGACATCGACGCGTTCCTGCGGGCCCGGCACCTCGCGGGCACCAGCCCGGACGTGGCGATCCTGCCCCGCCCCGGCCTGGTCACCGAGTACGCCCAGCGGGGTTGGCTGAGCCCGGTGCGTCCGTCCAGCGAGTACGCGGTGCCCGACGGGCTGGGTGACCTGCTGACCGCCGACGGCCGGCGCTACGGCGTGTGGGTCAAGGCGGCGCACAAGTCGTTGGTTTGGCACCTGCCGTCGATGCTGCCCGAGCCGCCGACCGACTGGGACGGGCTGGTCGAGCGCACCCGGCGGCTCGGCGCGAACGCCCGGCGTGCCGGTGGCCCGGCGCCGTTGGCCATCGGCGCCGCGGACGGCTGGGTGCTCACCGACTGGTTCGAGAACGTGCTGGCCGACGTGGCACCCGAGAGCTACGACGCTCTCGCCCGTCCGGACGCGGACTGGCAGGGCAGGCCGGTGCGGGACGCCCTGGACCGGCTGGCCGAGCTGTGGAGCGTCGACGGCGCGTTCCTGGGCGGCGGCCGTCGTGCCC
Coding sequences within:
- a CDS encoding ATP-binding cassette domain-containing protein: MRVTLRLRALVAVPGTGPVTLDVPAGTLAALVAPPRFGTAVARVLVGLAAPVTGRILVGDRDVTALPPPRRQIGYVPAGGALLPQLNVRRNIEYGQRKRERVHEVADDWTTTVVDRLELALSLTLLPHQISAAQRFRVALARAAACLPEVLVVDLPAGSAGDSRLADLMPRLSPPEAPGVAVLVCTADPGTLAEIPVRHELVTEPSEATR
- a CDS encoding extracellular solute-binding protein — protein: MRPTARTSRRALLRAAAAGVAAVAAGCSGGTRSVQVAVVWSTSELDRFRQVVGDYSGGSVQVVSAGNDIDAFLRARHLAGTSPDVAILPRPGLVTEYAQRGWLSPVRPSSEYAVPDGLGDLLTADGRRYGVWVKAAHKSLVWHLPSMLPEPPTDWDGLVERTRRLGANARRAGGPAPLAIGAADGWVLTDWFENVLADVAPESYDALARPDADWQGRPVRDALDRLAELWSVDGAFLGGGRRALLTQYEESVIQVVYSRRAVMLCGADFTADVVGPFQRGPEAPTTFPFPGTRPEGGPLIVGGDAAVAFAGSQGGVELVQWLTRADSFRPWLRAGGYLSPNTNVPISSYADEVGRKLAQEMQAPGTLRFDLSDQLPGAFTGSDGVGIWRIMQGFFADVTDGVGAGEAIRRATGQLALAARNAGGGR